From Aquarana catesbeiana isolate 2022-GZ linkage group LG05, ASM4218655v1, whole genome shotgun sequence:
aaaatgtactggagattttagtcatctaaaatacgactaaaactaatacAATTCGGATGACCaaaatactactaaaactaaaattacattttagtcaaaagactatgactaaaacaaaatcaaTGTCAAAATGAACACTACACACAACCTTTCACCACTCTATCTAAAGCTAAAACATGTTTTGGCTGGGGTTACACTTTACACTGCAGGATAGGGGCTGCATATCACACTATGCAATAACTTACAATGAATTATATGACCGCTTAATTCTTGCAGcttcctccttcttctcttctgTGATTTCTACCTTCTCTTTTTCTGGTTTGACTTCCTCACTTTCTCCATAGCCACTGTCTTCAGTTTCTAGGCTTTCACTTCGACACTCGGCGAGCTTTGGCAAAGTTTTGGAAGATGTTTCGGTTCCTTCATCATCTTGTTCAATCTGTTTCCAACTTTTGGTGAGTTGGGACACCAGATTTGAGCACTTCCTTCTTCGGGTTGGAGACACATTGCATTGCAGTAGTTTATCCAGCATAAATTCATCGTATTTCTGGGTACTGGAATCTTTTTCATATCTTTCGGCCAATGAACCAATATCCATTCCTTTCTCCTGAGCTTTGCTCGCAAAACTTTTTGTCACAGATTTTGTTTTGATGTGTGTTTCTTCGTTTTTTTTTGTGGGCGTTTCAACATCCTTTCTTGGTGTAACAACAACTGCAGGTTTCAATTCTACTTTCAACGTTGACTTGTGTTTCTCCGTAACCTCACCTTCAGTGTTAGGCACCCAACCTGGGGGTTCTTCTGCTTGCTTTTTTGAATTTTCAGTCGCCCATTGTTGCCAACCTCTGGTTAAGCTGGACACTAAACTTACAGTTCTGATCTTCCTCATGGCTCGATGAGCAGGTTTCATTGTTTTTGTTTCGTCTAGAGCCATATTGTATCAACAATACTGCGTGTTCCTCCAGGGAGGAAAAAAAATCCCGAACTTGTCCTCCTGAGTCACTTCTAACAGCTGAATGAAGGGTGCCGGGTTTTTAAATAGGCCAGTTGCTTTACGTTCTTGGAAAATATGCCAGGCATTTGTGACCAAGATCTGCCCACTGTGACACTGTTACTTTTTACAGAATGATGGCTTATATTGCATCACAAGAGCAGATGGAAATTACAGATGGTAAACAAAGCAAGCCTAGCATACACAGCTCTCAGGGGTTTGTTCAGTAATCTATAGCATTGTCCTTAAGTGTTGAGTCATTAACtttcacagaaaaaaaagtttcatttttcccccctatttttttatatttaaatataattcCAAAATTAAACAGCGTTCAAAAGTACTCAACAATCAAATATATTCTTAGATTATGTGAACTATattcaaacccaaaaacaaaaatgtaatatattgcagcttacaagtgtagtggctgcattttttttttcgggCTTGATACAGAAAAATActtattgatcctgccagaattaCATTGTCCATATAACTTCGTGCAAATTGAAGTCTCACAGAATGTTATTGGCTTTCTTCTGTGAGCTACAGAACACTTCATTCCTATATAATAGAGATAATGTAAAGGAGACGTGTTCTGTAGCCCAAATCAGGAGGGTAGCCTAAGGTTAGAGcaatgctcctccatagatacagtacagtgagtgagtgttgtcacccttggACAGGAAGTGTAATATCAGTGGAATCACCAGGTGCAAATGAAAGGAAAAAAgtctgcaaaaaaaagaaattctaaggaatgcaatatattacatttgggaGGGGTTGTTTTATAtgtttgtaaagctttgtgttttatgttttttaaataacaaacacgtcatacttacctccactgtgcagctcgttttgcacagagtggccccgatcctcgacttctggggtccctcggcggctctcgcggctcctcctcgcatcagataaccccctaggaaaagcgctctcccgggggggggggggggtgttaccttgtacctcccaagtccagcatttgtgtccatagacacaaatgccggactcggcccagcCCCTCGgcgctggatttgattgacaacagtgggagccaatggctatcaatctatccaatcaagagctgagaccccatgcagagagagagagcgcatctCTGcagagggaaatacggggctcaggtaagtaaaacgggggggggggggctggggtgccGGTCACTTCCcgtttgcattaaggtgaaaaaacacaaaggtttacaacctctttaagtatgCTAATTATAAGGATTGTTTAAGTCTACAACCCCACTTCCAAAAATATTGGGGCGCTGTGTAAAATCTTCACAAAAACAGAAGGCAATGATTTGCAAACCTCATaagcccatattttattcacaataaaaactAGAAAGCATATCAAATGTTCAAACTGAGAAACTGTAccatttaaccacctcagctccaggagatttttacccccttcatgacaggggcatttttttgctattcagcactgcgctactttaactgacatttgggtggtcatgcaacactgtacacaacttacatttttaccatttttttcacacaaagagagctttcttttggtggtatttgatcaccactgggttttttattttttgcaatatacataaaaaaagaccgaaaattttgaaaaaaatatattttctactttctgttataaagcatattcaataaaataaaatttcttcataaatttaggccaaaatgtattctgctacatgtctttgctaaaaaataatcccaataatgtatattaattggtttgtgtgaaagcaatggcatttacaaactatggtatatactgtatatttgaaaattgatcagttctgatgtactgacagtctATCTCATTTATTAAggcccctaaaatgccaggacagtacaaacatcccccaaatgacccctttttggaaagtagacagtctgaggcatttagtaagaggcatggcaagttttttgaagttgtatttttttgtcacaatttttcccATTCTTTTCACCAGtggataaaaaaataatattaatatttttttatccaaatttttctttttttaacatttttttttcacttttacaatTTATTTGtcttacatactttcatcagagtagtttagCGTCACCATTGTAACATAGTACATAGATTATTTTGGTGTAATATCATAAAAAAACTTTACAAACTTCTGCTAAATCTCATCTTGAACTTTCTCTGCATTGGATTAAACTCCAGAAGTAATATCCAGAGTAATTATAAAAATGATTTATATGCCTTTATGCTGGTGAGAGACTGTCATAATTAAACACTAGATAATGCCCATGGGGACTGAATGCTCCAATTCTTAATATTGCAATAACAGCAGCTAATAAATTCCAGAATAATCAGTTGAATAATA
This genomic window contains:
- the ABRA gene encoding actin-binding Rho-activating protein, coding for MALDETKTMKPAHRAMRKIRTVSLVSSLTRGWQQWATENSKKQAEEPPGWVPNTEGEVTEKHKSTLKVELKPAVVVTPRKDVETPTKKNEETHIKTKSVTKSFASKAQEKGMDIGSLAERYEKDSSTQKYDEFMLDKLLQCNVSPTRRRKCSNLVSQLTKSWKQIEQDDEGTETSSKTLPKLAECRSESLETEDSGYGESEEVKPEKEKVEITEEKKEEAARIKRSYNSLNNKTVSEFNNINKAYKRYSQVNNVKGRWEKWSGEHVMSQKLNPFSDEFDHDFAKSQRLQKGDEGYGRPKEGTKTAERAMRAEAHIHREMRDLCFIISTMAEPGKDGKVQVTFGELFDRYVRISDKVVGILLRARKHGMVDFLGEMLWQGRDDDVIITLM